Proteins from a single region of Xiphophorus maculatus strain JP 163 A chromosome 22, X_maculatus-5.0-male, whole genome shotgun sequence:
- the tial1 gene encoding nucleolysin TIAR isoform X2: MYLFMFVLNKSAIGHVSYFNPLLIRVEELNCVFAWFLFFFLLKIFFLNFADFIFFSSFSPQRCSCREGHYNWQIKRDAENAISHMAGQWLGGRQIRTNWATRKPPAPKSAQDNGSKQLRFDDVVNQSSPQNCTVYCGGIQSGLTEHLIRQTFSPFGQIMEVRVFPEKGYSFIRFSTHDSAAHAIVSVNGTVIEGQMVKCYWGKESPDMAKSSQQVDYSQWGQWSQVYGDPQQQQQQQQQQQQQQQQQQQQYGQYMANGWQVPSYNMYGQTWSQQGYGAEQSQSTAWMGGYASAPTPPDTVVSNVGNFNMAGYQMQ, from the exons ATGtatttgttcatgtttgttttgaataagTCAGCCATAGGTCATGTTAGTTATTTTAATCCACTGTTGATCAGAGTAGAGGAGTTAAACTGTGTGTTTGCgtggttcctttttttttttttactgaagattttctttctaaattttgctgatttcatttttttttcctcgtttTCCCCTCAGAGATGCTCGTGTCGTGAAGGACATTACAACTGGCAAATCAAAAGG GATGCAGAAAATGCAATCTCTCACATGGCGGGTCAGTGGCTCGGAGGGCGGCAGATCAGGACAAACTGGGCGACGCGTAAACCTCCGGCCCCAAAAAGTGCTCAGGACA acGGCTCAAAGCAGCTGAGGTTTGATGACGTGGTGAATCAGTCGAGTCCACAGAACTGCACGGTGTACTGCGGCGGGATCCAGTCGGGTCTCACAG AACATCTGATCCGACAGACGTTTTCACCATTTGGTCAAATCATGGAGGTCAGGGTATTTCCAGAGAAAGGATATTCATTCATCAG GTTCTCCACCCATGACAGCGCTGCGCACGCCATCGTCTCTGTAAACGGGACAGTCATTGAGGGACAGATGGTGAAGTGCTACTGGGGCAAAGAGTCTCCTGACATGGCAAAAAGCTCGCAGCAG GTGGATTACAGCCAGTGGGGCCAGTGGAGCCAGGTGTACGGAGacccgcagcagcagcagcagcagcagcagcagcagcagcagcaacagcagcagcagcagcagcagtacgGCCAGTACATGGCCAACGGCTGGCAGGTTCCCTCCTACAACATGTACGGACAGACATGGAGCCAGCAGGGATACGGAGCCGA GCAGTCGCAGTCGACAGCCTGGATGGGCGGCTACGCCTCGGCCCCGACGCCTCCCGACACCGTCGTTTCCAACGTGGGGAATTTCAACATGGCCGGCTACCAGATGCAGTGA